Proteins encoded by one window of Fischerella sp. PCC 9605:
- a CDS encoding YegS/Rv2252/BmrU family lipid kinase, with product MQAAILIFNPSAGKGDPVADLVAIREVLEPQINLDIRPTHEVSPSQLVREVIERGTEMIIVSGGDGTISGAAEAVIGTGIPFGIIPRGTVNAFAKALGISTVIKEACQTILTGVPRKVDVALCNNKPMIVLSAIGFEAETIKETDKKAKKLFGTLAFVGTGIKQLANLDTFTVYIETEKETLNLSASAVTIANAAAPTSILAHGPAGVIIDDGLLDVTIVAPANRQNALFAAYHLLRSGFTGSATNRDDIQHLRARNVRVRTEPQKKVALDGDMNGTTPLEIKCIPGGLTILVPSVSG from the coding sequence ATGCAAGCAGCAATTCTTATTTTTAATCCATCTGCGGGAAAGGGCGATCCTGTGGCAGATTTAGTGGCAATCCGAGAAGTATTGGAACCTCAAATCAACCTGGATATTCGCCCTACCCATGAAGTTAGTCCTTCTCAGTTAGTTCGTGAAGTGATTGAACGCGGTACAGAAATGATTATCGTATCTGGAGGTGATGGTACGATATCAGGTGCTGCTGAAGCAGTGATTGGTACAGGAATTCCTTTTGGTATAATTCCCAGAGGTACTGTCAATGCATTTGCGAAAGCTTTAGGCATTTCCACTGTAATTAAGGAAGCCTGCCAAACAATTTTAACTGGTGTACCTCGAAAAGTGGATGTTGCTTTATGCAATAACAAACCAATGATTGTCCTGAGTGCGATCGGTTTTGAAGCTGAAACTATTAAAGAAACTGACAAAAAAGCTAAAAAGCTTTTTGGTACATTGGCATTTGTTGGGACAGGGATAAAACAACTGGCAAATTTAGATACTTTTACAGTCTACATTGAAACCGAAAAGGAAACACTTAATTTATCAGCCTCAGCTGTCACTATTGCCAATGCAGCTGCACCGACTTCAATTCTGGCACATGGGCCTGCGGGAGTAATAATAGATGATGGTCTGCTAGATGTGACAATCGTTGCTCCTGCTAACCGCCAAAATGCTCTGTTTGCTGCTTATCATCTGCTGAGGTCGGGCTTCACAGGTAGTGCTACTAATCGAGATGATATTCAGCACCTACGCGCTAGGAATGTGAGGGTGAGAACTGAACCTCAAAAAAAAGTAGCTTTAGATGGTGATATGAATGGAACTACTCCGCTTGAAATTAAATGTATTCCAGGAGGTCTAACGATTTTAGTGCCATCAGTTTCAGGGTAA
- a CDS encoding glycoside hydrolase 100 family protein: MRTKNNLIAEAWILIEKSIIYYHDRPIGTVAALEPGSQALNYDQCFVRDFVLSALAFLINGKSEIVRNFLIETLALQSHEPQMDCFQPGPGLMPASFKVVSKDGEEYLTADFGEHAIARVPPVDSCLWWIILLRAYVKATGDISLAHQTEFQQGIKLILEMCLVHRFAMYPTMLVPDGAFMIDRRMGVYEHPLEIQVLFYAALRAARELLLPNNDNTFCINDVNQRLAPLTYHLREYYWIDPNRLNEIYRFKGDEFGKEVANRFNIYPDSIPAWLTEWLPDTGGYLAGNLGPGRMDFRFFTLGNLMAIITSLASEQESQSIMNLIEQRWNDLVGYMPMKICYPALEGIDWQIITGCDPKNTPWSYHNGGNWPVLLWLLTAAAQKTNRIEIAHKAIEIAENRLFGDKWPEYYDGKNGRLIGKEARKYQIWTIAGLLVAKELISNPSHLELICFEME, translated from the coding sequence ATGAGAACAAAAAATAATTTAATTGCAGAAGCTTGGATACTAATTGAAAAGTCAATTATTTATTATCACGATCGTCCGATTGGAACAGTTGCAGCCTTAGAACCAGGGTCACAAGCACTGAATTATGACCAATGTTTCGTCCGTGATTTTGTCTTATCGGCGCTGGCTTTTTTGATTAACGGTAAATCTGAAATTGTACGTAATTTCTTGATAGAAACTCTCGCTTTGCAGAGTCATGAGCCGCAAATGGACTGTTTTCAGCCGGGGCCGGGACTAATGCCAGCCAGTTTTAAAGTAGTATCAAAAGATGGCGAAGAGTATTTGACTGCTGATTTTGGGGAACATGCGATCGCCAGAGTTCCACCTGTTGATTCTTGCTTGTGGTGGATTATCTTACTACGAGCTTACGTTAAAGCCACAGGCGATATCTCACTTGCCCACCAAACCGAATTTCAACAGGGAATCAAGTTAATTTTGGAAATGTGTCTTGTCCATCGATTTGCTATGTATCCAACCATGCTGGTTCCCGATGGCGCTTTTATGATTGACCGTCGTATGGGTGTCTACGAACATCCTCTAGAAATTCAGGTGCTGTTTTATGCTGCCTTACGTGCAGCTAGGGAACTTCTTCTGCCCAATAATGATAATACTTTCTGCATTAATGATGTAAATCAACGTTTAGCACCTCTTACCTATCATCTCCGCGAATATTATTGGATTGACCCAAATCGCTTGAATGAAATTTATCGCTTTAAAGGTGATGAATTTGGCAAAGAAGTAGCGAACAGATTCAATATTTATCCTGATTCAATTCCTGCTTGGTTAACAGAATGGCTACCAGATACTGGCGGTTATCTAGCGGGTAATCTTGGCCCTGGACGCATGGATTTTCGTTTCTTTACTTTGGGAAACTTAATGGCTATTATCACCTCTTTAGCCAGTGAGCAAGAATCTCAAAGCATTATGAATTTAATTGAGCAACGTTGGAATGATTTAGTTGGATATATGCCCATGAAAATCTGTTATCCTGCACTTGAGGGCATAGACTGGCAAATCATTACGGGGTGCGATCCAAAAAATACTCCTTGGTCTTATCACAATGGTGGTAATTGGCCAGTCTTACTGTGGTTACTAACAGCAGCAGCGCAAAAAACAAATCGCATAGAGATTGCTCATAAAGCCATTGAGATTGCGGAAAATCGATTATTTGGAGATAAATGGCCAGAATACTACGATGGTAAGAATGGTCGATTAATTGGTAAGGAAGCAAGAAAATATCAAATCTGGACTATAGCTGGTTTATTAGTAGCAAAAGAGCTAATCTCCAATCCTAGTCATTTAGAATTAATTTGTTTTGAGATGGAATAA
- a CDS encoding SRPBCC domain-containing protein — translation MKEIYTEIEIQAPDKQVWKILTDFDSFPTWNPFIRRVSGEVREGAQLELQIKPPGKNEITFKPTVLKAMPNRELSWLGHFLIPGLFDGEHIFVIESLERNRTHFIQREVFRGLLVPLFAHQLDTNTRQGFEEMNRALKMRSEQSEAVGKV, via the coding sequence ATGAAAGAAATCTACACAGAGATCGAAATTCAAGCACCGGATAAGCAGGTTTGGAAAATACTCACCGATTTTGACAGTTTTCCAACATGGAATCCCTTTATCCGTCGAGTCAGTGGAGAGGTTAGAGAGGGCGCACAACTGGAACTACAAATTAAGCCTCCAGGAAAAAATGAGATAACTTTTAAACCGACAGTTCTTAAAGCTATGCCAAATCGAGAATTAAGCTGGTTGGGTCATTTTCTCATACCAGGGCTGTTTGATGGCGAACACATTTTCGTGATTGAATCTCTGGAAAGAAATCGCACTCACTTCATTCAAAGGGAAGTTTTTAGAGGGTTACTTGTTCCGTTATTTGCACACCAACTTGATACAAACACGCGCCAAGGTTTTGAAGAAATGAATCGTGCCTTGAAAATGCGATCTGAACAATCAGAAGCTGTAGGAAAAGTATAG
- a CDS encoding ferredoxin reductase family protein → MRSLLMKNPVIIGASWIGAYLLIILLPLLILLLYPPTPSDERSFWLEFSAALGFIGLAMMAMQFALTARINRIEASYGIDLILQFHRYTSIVAFFFILAHPIILFINNPETLQLLNFIEAPWRARAAVIATLALIAIIVTSIWRKQLNIPYEPWRIAHGILAVIIVGFGLGHALGVGNYLGLFWKAVIWTGIAVAALWLLIYVRLVKPYFMQKKPYLVEAAIPQRGNVWNLVLRPRGHEGIHFQPGQFAWLTLEISPFRMREHPFSFASSAEHPDRIEFGIKALGDFTNTIKDVKPGTKAFLDGPYGVFTTDRYENTAGFVFIAGGIGITPIMSMLVTLAERKDERPILLIYANKTWEDVTYREEIEALKDKLDLTVVHVLREPPEDWSGESGYVDKELLKRYIPKRPATRNYFICAVPKMMDQVEKALHELEVPVTNIHMEHYNLV, encoded by the coding sequence ATGAGAAGTTTATTGATGAAAAATCCCGTGATCATAGGGGCATCTTGGATAGGTGCATATCTTTTGATTATCCTATTACCCCTACTAATACTACTTTTATACCCGCCTACACCAAGTGATGAACGTAGTTTTTGGCTGGAATTTTCTGCTGCTTTGGGTTTCATCGGTTTAGCAATGATGGCAATGCAATTTGCTCTAACTGCCCGGATCAACCGCATCGAAGCCTCATACGGCATTGACCTAATTCTTCAGTTTCACCGCTACACCTCGATAGTTGCGTTCTTTTTCATCCTTGCTCACCCGATAATTTTATTCATTAACAATCCAGAGACACTGCAACTATTGAATTTCATCGAAGCCCCGTGGCGAGCAAGGGCAGCAGTTATCGCTACTTTGGCGCTAATTGCGATTATTGTCACTTCCATTTGGCGCAAACAGCTTAACATTCCCTACGAACCTTGGCGTATAGCTCATGGCATCTTAGCAGTTATTATCGTTGGATTTGGTTTGGGACATGCCTTGGGTGTGGGTAACTACCTAGGGCTGTTTTGGAAAGCAGTGATCTGGACTGGTATTGCAGTAGCTGCGTTGTGGTTATTAATTTACGTCCGCTTGGTCAAACCCTACTTTATGCAGAAAAAACCTTACTTGGTAGAAGCTGCAATTCCCCAACGAGGCAATGTCTGGAATCTAGTTTTGCGTCCCAGAGGACACGAGGGAATACATTTCCAACCAGGTCAATTTGCTTGGCTGACTCTGGAAATATCGCCGTTTAGAATGCGTGAACATCCATTTTCTTTTGCTTCGAGTGCAGAACATCCCGATCGCATTGAATTTGGCATTAAGGCTTTAGGAGACTTCACAAATACAATCAAAGATGTCAAACCTGGTACTAAAGCCTTCCTTGACGGCCCTTATGGAGTTTTCACTACAGACCGTTATGAAAACACTGCTGGATTTGTCTTTATTGCTGGAGGTATCGGCATCACGCCAATTATGAGTATGCTTGTTACCTTAGCAGAACGTAAAGATGAGCGCCCCATACTGTTAATTTATGCGAATAAGACTTGGGAAGATGTAACTTACCGAGAAGAAATTGAAGCCTTAAAAGACAAATTAGACCTGACAGTTGTCCACGTTCTTAGAGAACCTCCGGAGGATTGGTCAGGGGAAAGTGGATATGTTGATAAGGAACTGCTAAAACGCTACATTCCTAAGCGTCCTGCAACTCGAAATTACTTTATCTGTGCTGTACCAAAAATGATGGATCAGGTAGAGAAAGCCTTGCACGAGTTGGAAGTACCTGTCACCAACATTCACATGGAACACTATAACCTTGTTTAA
- a CDS encoding phage holin family protein, producing the protein MVGLIITWLVTAISFLIISRLPIGVEIDSFGKALITAAVFGILNALLLPVLTFFTLPFIILTIGLFFFVLNAIIFGLSAAIVPGFRLRYGFWSALLGSIALAIINSILLRLIAPLT; encoded by the coding sequence ATGGTTGGGTTGATAATTACTTGGTTAGTAACAGCTATCAGCTTTTTGATTATTTCTAGACTACCAATAGGAGTAGAAATCGACAGTTTTGGAAAAGCGTTAATTACCGCCGCAGTTTTTGGAATATTGAATGCACTTTTACTTCCCGTTTTAACCTTTTTTACCTTGCCATTCATTATCCTTACCATAGGCTTATTCTTTTTTGTTCTAAATGCAATTATCTTTGGGTTATCAGCTGCTATAGTGCCTGGTTTTCGCTTAAGATACGGTTTTTGGAGCGCTTTGCTTGGTTCAATCGCTTTGGCAATTATTAATTCCATTCTCTTAAGGCTCATAGCACCACTGACTTGA
- a CDS encoding NACHT domain-containing protein: MIPIDLKSLISAITGIISPTSLIKDKIQRNETVIRLLKQFNLDPEHPPADFSGVYAYTLVEYGVGKPKPLLELFRQEEIKLAFRKAFDHNNPSILLSEIDAFLDAYASGDEIKSLRIDVRREIAEFYIVFSEVAKRSRTPADVLTNQQIGSLHKRIANIQEQLDRLPTLEGIRTEIARLATQSYSALPPGVETRNFASLHEKKCRAIALAQQMRGWFETLGYSFEKHEIWEDNYFEWIIRIPVRRNRFDRILVRGIEGEAGLSDVMALRQSVEAQNTDEGWLVTARRISRAARDEVDKEENRDLECLTFDELIDQDADFNGYLDWLEAEIKRREIDQKYVPLACTKEEFDPVTKRRIGVSRYDERDDWIDGYIDLWLDDPAKEHISILGEFGTGKTWFAFHYAWTALQRYKDAQRRGLERPRLPLVITLRDYARALNVENVLAGFFFTQHNIRLNSEVFDQLNRMGKLLLIFDGFDEMAAKCDRQQMINNFWELAKVVVPGSKVILTSRTEHFPEAKEGWALLNAELQASTANLTGETPQFEVLELEKFNDEQIRQVLSFNAEPATVEQVMGNPQLLDLARRPVMTELILEALPDIEAGKPVDMSRVYLYAVRRKMERDIKAERTFTSLADKLYFLCELSWEMLSTEQMSLNYRLFPDRIRRLFGAVVREEKDLDHWHYDMMGQTMLIRNADGDYTPAHRSLLEFFVAYKFAAELGVLADDFIELAQAQLHLDTTATPENYTWSSYFRRQVNDAEQILPITPLKRFVSESLVQLQPTFGQAPLTKAVMDLLVPMLGNYSPLLEILDATRGKTEEEVGYVGGNAAKLLVKVNKRALEGKNLSQAVIRNADFTNASLRHVNFTGANLIDCVFTKVLGSVLAVGFSPDGKLLASGDYDGVVCLWEAASGREILTCKGHTNSVCAIAFSPDGQILASSSADQTVRLWHVHSGKCFHTLQGHISWVRAVAFSPDGQILASCGDDQTVRLWHVHSGKCFHTLQGHVSWVRAVAFSLDGQILASGSHDQTVRLWHLQSGECLNILQGHTSWIRTVAFSPDGQILASGSNDQTVRLWNLNNGVCFHTLQGHTNCVNSVAFSSDGQILASGSIDQTVRLWHVQSGECFHTLQGHTKSVNSFAFSPDGQTLASGGDDQTVRLWHISSGECFHTLQGHINWVNSVAFSSDGQTLASGSADKMVRLWDINSGECINILQRHIDWVNSVAFSPDGQILASGSTDQTVRLWYLQGGECLNTLQEHTSGIIAIAFSPNGQILASCNNDQTARLWDINSGECINILQGHTNWVNSVAFSSDGQILASGSADQTVRLWDINSGECINILQGHTSWVRAVAFSPNGQILASGSADQTVRLWDINSGECLNTLQGHISRIRAVAFSPDGQILASSSADQTVRLWHLQSGEYINILQGHTNWVNSVAFSPDGQILASGSGDGTIKLWDVKTGECLKTFRSDKPYEGMNITGVAGLTEAEKATLKALGAVENRE, encoded by the coding sequence GTGATACCGATTGATCTTAAGTCTTTAATCAGCGCAATTACTGGCATCATCAGTCCCACCTCTTTGATCAAAGATAAGATTCAGCGCAATGAAACAGTAATTAGATTATTAAAGCAATTTAATCTCGATCCTGAGCATCCCCCAGCTGATTTTAGCGGTGTTTACGCCTACACCTTAGTAGAATACGGTGTTGGCAAACCCAAGCCATTGCTCGAACTTTTCCGGCAAGAAGAAATCAAATTAGCTTTTCGTAAGGCATTTGACCACAATAACCCTTCAATTCTCCTGTCTGAAATCGATGCTTTTCTTGATGCCTATGCTTCGGGAGATGAAATCAAAAGCTTGAGAATCGATGTAAGACGCGAAATTGCTGAATTTTATATTGTATTTTCGGAAGTAGCCAAACGCAGCCGCACACCTGCTGATGTGCTGACGAACCAGCAAATCGGCTCTTTACACAAAAGAATTGCTAACATCCAAGAACAACTCGATAGGTTGCCGACACTGGAAGGAATCAGAACAGAGATAGCACGTTTGGCGACACAGAGTTATTCAGCATTGCCACCAGGTGTAGAGACGCGAAATTTCGCGTCTCTACATGAAAAGAAATGTCGGGCGATCGCCCTAGCACAACAAATGCGCGGTTGGTTTGAAACTCTAGGCTACAGCTTTGAAAAACACGAAATTTGGGAAGATAACTATTTTGAGTGGATTATCCGCATTCCAGTAAGACGTAATCGTTTTGACCGTATACTCGTGCGTGGAATTGAGGGCGAAGCCGGACTGAGTGATGTGATGGCTTTGCGCCAGTCAGTAGAAGCACAAAACACAGACGAAGGCTGGTTAGTGACAGCACGGCGCATTTCACGCGCGGCGCGTGATGAAGTTGATAAAGAAGAAAATCGGGATTTGGAATGCTTGACTTTTGATGAACTTATCGACCAAGATGCTGATTTTAACGGCTATCTCGATTGGTTGGAAGCAGAAATCAAACGGCGAGAAATAGATCAAAAGTATGTGCCACTCGCTTGTACAAAAGAAGAATTTGACCCAGTAACGAAGCGTCGCATTGGTGTCAGTCGCTACGATGAGCGTGACGATTGGATTGACGGTTACATTGATCTATGGTTGGATGACCCAGCCAAAGAGCATATCTCAATTTTGGGCGAGTTTGGTACAGGTAAGACTTGGTTTGCCTTCCATTATGCTTGGACTGCATTGCAACGTTACAAAGATGCTCAAAGACGTGGTTTGGAACGTCCCCGCTTACCTTTGGTCATTACCTTACGCGACTATGCTAGAGCCTTGAATGTGGAGAACGTGCTGGCGGGTTTCTTTTTCACCCAACATAATATTCGCTTAAACAGCGAAGTTTTTGATCAACTCAACCGCATGGGTAAACTGCTGCTGATTTTCGATGGTTTTGACGAAATGGCAGCAAAATGCGATCGCCAGCAAATGATAAACAATTTTTGGGAACTAGCAAAAGTTGTGGTTCCCGGTTCCAAAGTGATTCTGACAAGTCGCACCGAGCATTTTCCTGAAGCAAAAGAAGGATGGGCGTTACTCAACGCCGAACTGCAAGCCTCTACTGCCAATCTGACGGGTGAAACACCCCAGTTTGAAGTCCTGGAACTAGAGAAATTCAACGACGAACAAATTCGGCAGGTGTTATCTTTTAATGCTGAACCTGCCACAGTTGAACAGGTGATGGGTAATCCCCAACTGTTGGACTTGGCACGGCGTCCGGTGATGACAGAGTTAATTTTGGAAGCGTTGCCAGATATTGAGGCGGGTAAACCTGTGGATATGTCACGGGTTTATCTATATGCCGTGCGGCGCAAGATGGAACGAGATATCAAAGCTGAGCGTACTTTTACTTCTTTAGCAGATAAACTCTACTTTTTGTGCGAACTTTCCTGGGAGATGCTGTCTACTGAGCAGATGAGCCTCAATTATCGGCTTTTCCCCGATCGCATTCGTCGCCTGTTTGGTGCAGTTGTGCGCGAGGAAAAGGATTTAGACCACTGGCACTATGACATGATGGGTCAAACAATGCTCATCCGCAATGCCGATGGTGATTATACTCCCGCGCATCGTTCGTTGTTAGAGTTCTTTGTTGCTTATAAGTTTGCCGCTGAGTTGGGGGTATTGGCTGATGATTTTATTGAGTTGGCGCAGGCGCAGTTGCATTTAGACACAACAGCTACACCAGAGAATTACACTTGGTCATCGTATTTCCGGCGACAAGTAAATGACGCGGAGCAAATTTTACCAATTACCCCCCTGAAAAGATTTGTCAGTGAATCTCTAGTACAACTGCAACCGACTTTTGGTCAAGCTCCTCTGACAAAGGCAGTAATGGATTTGCTTGTGCCAATGTTGGGTAACTACTCTCCTCTCTTAGAAATACTCGATGCTACACGCGGCAAAACAGAAGAAGAGGTGGGTTATGTCGGGGGAAATGCAGCAAAATTGTTAGTAAAGGTTAATAAGAGAGCTTTGGAAGGGAAGAATCTCTCTCAGGCAGTGATTCGGAATGCTGATTTTACTAATGCCAGCCTACGCCATGTTAATTTTACTGGAGCAAATCTAATTGACTGTGTTTTTACCAAAGTATTAGGCAGTGTTTTGGCAGTAGGATTTAGTCCGGATGGCAAACTGTTGGCTAGCGGTGATTATGATGGAGTGGTTTGCTTGTGGGAAGCAGCTAGTGGCAGAGAAATTTTGACCTGTAAAGGGCACACCAATTCAGTATGTGCAATCGCCTTCAGCCCAGACGGTCAAATCCTTGCCAGTAGTAGTGCTGACCAAACAGTGAGATTATGGCATGTCCACAGTGGTAAATGCTTCCATACCTTGCAGGGACACATTAGTTGGGTACGTGCAGTTGCCTTCAGTCCCGATGGTCAAATTCTTGCCAGTTGTGGTGATGACCAAACAGTGAGATTATGGCATGTCCACAGTGGTAAATGCTTCCATACCTTGCAGGGACACGTTAGTTGGGTACGTGCAGTTGCCTTCAGTCTCGATGGTCAAATTCTTGCCAGTGGTAGTCATGACCAAACAGTGCGATTATGGCATCTCCAGAGTGGTGAATGCCTTAATATCTTGCAAGGGCACACCAGTTGGATACGTACAGTTGCCTTCAGTCCCGATGGTCAAATTCTTGCCAGTGGTAGTAATGACCAAACGGTGCGATTATGGAATCTCAATAATGGTGTATGCTTCCACACTTTACAGGGACACACTAATTGTGTAAATTCAGTTGCCTTCAGTTCCGATGGTCAAATTCTTGCCAGTGGTAGTATTGATCAAACAGTGCGATTATGGCATGTCCAGAGTGGTGAATGCTTTCATACCTTGCAGGGACACACCAAATCAGTAAATTCATTTGCCTTCAGTCCTGATGGTCAAACCCTTGCCAGTGGTGGTGATGACCAAACAGTGCGATTATGGCACATCAGTAGTGGTGAATGCTTTCATACCTTACAGGGACACATCAATTGGGTAAATTCAGTTGCTTTCAGTTCCGATGGTCAAACTCTTGCTAGTGGTAGCGCCGACAAAATGGTGCGATTGTGGGACATTAACAGTGGTGAATGTATTAATATTTTGCAGAGACACATCGATTGGGTAAATTCAGTTGCCTTCAGTCCCGATGGTCAAATCCTTGCCAGTGGTAGCACTGACCAAACAGTGCGATTATGGTATCTCCAGGGTGGTGAATGTCTCAACACTTTGCAAGAGCACACCAGTGGGATAATTGCAATTGCCTTCAGTCCCAATGGTCAAATCCTTGCCAGTTGTAATAATGACCAAACGGCGCGATTGTGGGACATTAACAGTGGTGAATGTATTAATATTTTGCAAGGGCACACCAATTGGGTAAATTCAGTTGCTTTCAGTTCCGATGGTCAAATCCTTGCCAGTGGTAGCGCTGACCAAACAGTGCGATTATGGGACATTAACAGTGGTGAATGTATTAATATTTTGCAAGGGCACACCAGTTGGGTGCGTGCAGTTGCCTTCAGTCCCAATGGTCAAATCCTTGCCAGTGGTAGCGCTGACCAAACAGTGCGGTTATGGGACATTAACAGTGGTGAATGTCTCAACACTTTGCAAGGGCACATCAGTCGAATACGTGCGGTTGCCTTCAGTCCCGATGGTCAAATTCTTGCTAGTAGTAGTGCTGACCAAACAGTGCGATTATGGCATCTCCAGAGTGGTGAATATATCAATATTTTGCAAGGGCATACGAATTGGGTAAATTCAGTTGCCTTCAGTCCCGATGGTCAAATTCTTGCCAGTGGTAGTGGGGATGGCACAATTAAACTTTGGGATGTCAAGACTGGCGAGTGCCTCAAAACCTTCAGAAGCGACAAACCCTATGAGGGCATGAATATCACAGGCGTTGCTGGTTTAACGGAAGCCGAAAAAGCCACGCTGAAAGCTTTAGGGGCGGTGGAAAATAGAGAGTAG
- a CDS encoding type II toxin-antitoxin system HicB family antitoxin: MLDKVNILIEKKESGYLVSSPAIEGHQFQDDSLESVFERLKEVIKDYLETTSTSHHQTTGESLINLVADFTKDMTEEEMNQLPTDGAEQHEHYLYGTPKKAR, encoded by the coding sequence ATGTTAGATAAAGTAAACATTTTAATTGAAAAAAAAGAGTCAGGATATCTTGTCTCGTCTCCAGCAATAGAGGGACATCAATTTCAGGATGATTCTCTAGAAAGTGTGTTTGAGAGACTTAAAGAAGTAATTAAAGATTATCTTGAAACTACTAGTACTTCCCATCATCAAACAACAGGTGAATCTCTCATTAATCTAGTGGCGGATTTTACTAAAGATATGACAGAAGAAGAGATGAATCAATTACCGACAGATGGAGCAGAACAACACGAACATTACCTCTATGGAACACCCAAAAAAGCAAGATGA
- a CDS encoding type II toxin-antitoxin system Phd/YefM family antitoxin, which produces MLTRKIDLHETQPSLKELLSLVQAGTEIILTEGDTALARLIPVASSPSPRVAGLHTGAIWTSDDFDEPLPEEFWTGNS; this is translated from the coding sequence ATGCTCACTCGAAAAATTGACTTACATGAAACACAACCAAGTTTGAAGGAGTTGTTATCCCTAGTGCAGGCTGGTACAGAAATTATTTTGACAGAGGGTGATACTGCATTAGCTCGGTTAATACCAGTTGCATCATCACCTTCACCAAGAGTGGCAGGATTGCATACTGGTGCGATCTGGACAAGTGATGATTTTGACGAACCACTGCCTGAAGAATTTTGGACAGGCAACTCATGA
- a CDS encoding AbrB/MazE/SpoVT family DNA-binding domain-containing protein, giving the protein MYITTITSKGQTTIPKEIREKLNLRPGDRISFIVEADGRVYIQPLNVHVEELSGILHQPGREPVSIEEMNAAIEQSGGSL; this is encoded by the coding sequence ATGTATATTACTACAATTACTAGTAAAGGTCAGACAACTATCCCAAAAGAAATTCGAGAGAAACTTAACTTACGTCCAGGCGATCGCATTAGTTTCATTGTCGAAGCCGACGGTAGAGTCTACATTCAACCACTAAATGTGCATGTTGAGGAATTGTCCGGTATCCTCCACCAACCAGGAAGGGAGCCAGTATCTATCGAAGAAATGAATGCAGCAATTGAACAGTCTGGTGGAAGCTTGTGA
- a CDS encoding PIN domain-containing protein, with translation MKGLDTNVIVRYLVQDDLEQWKLADEYIKQTKVSGEICFINNIVLCELVWVLKTSYKLNRSEISDVLEKILRADAFDFENREAAWWSVQQMKKGKADFSDYLIGKLNEEAGCTETATFDAKLKGVEGFRSL, from the coding sequence ATGAAGGGGCTGGATACCAATGTTATTGTTCGCTATCTTGTTCAGGATGACTTGGAACAATGGAAGTTGGCGGATGAGTATATTAAACAGACGAAAGTAAGTGGTGAAATCTGTTTCATTAACAACATTGTTCTATGTGAACTTGTTTGGGTACTGAAAACTTCATATAAACTCAATCGTTCTGAAATTAGCGATGTTCTCGAAAAAATACTGAGAGCAGATGCTTTTGACTTTGAAAACAGAGAAGCGGCTTGGTGGTCGGTACAGCAGATGAAAAAGGGAAAAGCTGATTTCTCTGACTATCTAATTGGGAAGTTGAATGAAGAAGCTGGATGTACTGAAACTGCCACATTTGATGCCAAGTTGAAAGGAGTTGAGGGATTTCGCTCACTTTGA